In Hydrogenovibrio marinus, a single genomic region encodes these proteins:
- a CDS encoding CHAD domain-containing protein: protein METISKDFTRRVFKNFGLKSKASDEMAVAFMAAVCQEVSDVLALAKDVDNREAPKSIHAIRVTFKRLRAYWRLISPAIPKETFKAANERIRQTAKRLAQHRDLQVMLESLLQIESLMLEGGVSAKTQAYLDRLKSDFESQIAKQVEVLPEIDWNVVEQALEEELAAWQALSIEQDFMQTLKKGFEMTLSACHRHALAGIAVGATAEERHEWRKWVKHGYYQLKLLKSLGTDKGQKVVRKLDQLGNLLGKEHDFEILYLHLRTLKKDLKGDEKGLDAHKVLHKFTQKRLAHLKKQVNHLHSELLKSW, encoded by the coding sequence ATGGAAACCATTTCAAAAGATTTCACCCGTCGGGTTTTTAAGAACTTTGGCTTAAAATCTAAAGCTTCCGATGAAATGGCAGTCGCCTTTATGGCGGCTGTCTGTCAGGAAGTGTCTGACGTGTTGGCATTGGCAAAAGATGTCGACAATCGTGAAGCGCCAAAATCCATTCATGCCATCCGCGTAACTTTCAAACGCCTACGCGCCTACTGGCGACTCATCTCCCCTGCTATTCCCAAAGAAACATTTAAAGCGGCAAACGAGCGTATTCGCCAGACGGCGAAACGGTTAGCGCAACATCGTGATTTGCAGGTGATGTTGGAGTCACTTCTGCAAATTGAGTCCTTGATGCTGGAAGGTGGTGTTTCCGCTAAAACACAAGCCTACTTAGACAGATTGAAATCAGACTTTGAGTCGCAAATCGCCAAGCAAGTTGAAGTCTTGCCGGAGATAGATTGGAATGTGGTCGAACAAGCCTTGGAAGAAGAGTTAGCGGCTTGGCAGGCACTTTCGATTGAGCAGGATTTCATGCAGACCTTGAAGAAAGGGTTTGAGATGACCTTATCGGCTTGCCATCGTCATGCGCTGGCGGGCATCGCTGTGGGGGCAACGGCTGAAGAGCGTCATGAATGGCGCAAGTGGGTCAAGCATGGTTACTACCAGTTGAAGCTCCTGAAGTCGCTTGGAACGGACAAGGGACAAAAGGTCGTACGAAAACTTGACCAGTTAGGCAATCTGCTTGGCAAAGAACATGATTTTGAGATTTTGTATCTGCATTTGAGAACCCTAAAAAAAGACCTGAAAGGGGATGAAAAAGGGCTGGATGCGCACAAAGTCTTGCATAAATTCACCCAAAAACGTTTGGCTCACCTGAAAAAACAAGTCAATCATCTTCACAGCGAACTGCTCAAGTCCTGGTAG
- a CDS encoding 4Fe-4S binding protein: MLANMLNWPLLGTIYQSPKLLNLMRVLVLLLFVSAVYFGLTYPDESQNPYTAAVFWSLFWPFFLILSMVTLGPVFCSVCPHSFIGKYLNRIGPKKLMPNWMRNRWWGFGLLLLSYWVPVYVFPGFLKSPFVSAMYFLVLTIIAFAGFYLYRNMDYCRYVCPIGSVIKSYGKVGFSSLKTDQSNCKTCRSFDCVKSCEWNLRPYLFENKNNMQDCTLCMDCHHACDSVQWNLGAFAKQVSEPVKQLDRMTIWVFISLLAVITFTMRFHHALGHSPIKSELPWVQAGQWLETFMPAIPMVDWVGFAALVMAVVMTFGIVLGSFFVTSKFTKVSYGRVFEHAGLALAPLMLIGALSHIGSFFFLHYASDLGNAFYWLLGSDSTMHPLASRRDAWVHLFGLFHYLAVFVAAYVLVKKLKQLQLTTGKLVVATLTSGLIIWAYLGLVILTQWAMTLR, encoded by the coding sequence ATGTTGGCGAATATGTTGAACTGGCCATTGTTAGGCACGATTTATCAATCTCCTAAATTGCTGAACTTGATGAGAGTGTTGGTATTACTGCTTTTTGTCAGTGCGGTGTATTTCGGATTGACCTATCCTGACGAGTCGCAAAACCCTTATACCGCAGCGGTGTTCTGGTCTTTGTTTTGGCCGTTTTTCTTGATCTTGTCGATGGTGACCTTGGGGCCGGTTTTCTGTTCGGTTTGTCCGCACAGTTTCATCGGTAAATATCTAAACCGAATCGGTCCGAAAAAACTGATGCCGAATTGGATGAGAAACCGCTGGTGGGGTTTTGGCTTGCTGTTGCTGAGTTACTGGGTGCCGGTATATGTTTTCCCGGGCTTCCTGAAGTCTCCTTTTGTCAGTGCTATGTACTTTCTGGTGCTGACGATTATCGCGTTTGCAGGATTCTACCTATATCGGAACATGGACTATTGCCGTTATGTTTGTCCGATTGGTTCGGTGATTAAATCCTACGGAAAAGTGGGATTTTCCAGCCTGAAAACCGATCAGAGCAACTGTAAGACCTGCCGTAGTTTTGACTGTGTGAAGTCTTGTGAATGGAACCTGAGACCTTATTTGTTTGAGAACAAAAACAATATGCAGGATTGTACCTTGTGTATGGACTGCCACCATGCCTGTGACTCGGTGCAATGGAATTTGGGAGCGTTTGCCAAACAAGTCAGCGAGCCGGTAAAACAGCTCGATAGAATGACGATTTGGGTGTTCATTTCTCTGTTGGCGGTGATTACCTTTACCATGCGCTTTCACCATGCGCTGGGGCACAGCCCAATCAAGAGCGAGTTGCCTTGGGTTCAAGCAGGTCAATGGTTGGAGACTTTCATGCCCGCAATTCCGATGGTTGATTGGGTCGGTTTCGCTGCACTGGTGATGGCGGTGGTCATGACATTTGGTATTGTTCTGGGCAGCTTTTTTGTCACCAGTAAATTCACTAAGGTTAGCTATGGTCGTGTTTTCGAACATGCTGGCTTGGCGCTTGCGCCGTTGATGTTGATTGGTGCACTGAGCCATATCGGAAGTTTTTTCTTTTTGCACTATGCGTCTGATTTGGGGAATGCCTTCTATTGGTTGCTTGGCTCGGATTCGACCATGCATCCATTGGCGTCGCGTAGAGATGCCTGGGTGCATTTGTTTGGGTTGTTTCATTATCTGGCGGTTTTTGTAGCGGCTTATGTGTTGGTGAAAAAGCTCAAGCAGCTTCAACTGACAACCGGCAAGCTGGTGGTGGCGACTTTGACTTCCGGTTTGATTATCTGGGCTTATCTGGGCTTGGTTATCTTGACTCAGTGGGCAATGACACTGCGCTAG
- the queF gene encoding NADPH-dependent 7-cyano-7-deazaguanine reductase QueF (Catalyzes the NADPH-dependent reduction of 7-cyano-7-deazaguanine (preQ0) to 7-aminomethyl-7-deazaguanine (preQ1) in queuosine biosynthesis) — MSDHNEKNISTAQQSLLGQSTPYCHSYDPTLLFPIPRQENRDELGFDLQSLPFVGLDIWTAYEVSWLNAKGKPQVAIVEFAFSADAPNLIESKSFKLYLNSFNGTRFDSAEEVIALWEKDLSAASGGEVSVDMRSVDAEEYLGKLPGECLDDLDIEVDAYQVSPDLLVCESEEIVSETLHSHLLKSNCLVTGQPDWGSVVIRYEGKKIEWEGLLKYLISFRNHNEFHEQCVERIFTDIQKRCQPEHLTVYARYLRRGGLDINPYRSNFEDEFDLTRLSRQ, encoded by the coding sequence ATGTCCGACCACAATGAAAAAAACATCTCAACTGCACAACAGAGCCTTTTAGGGCAAAGCACGCCTTATTGTCATAGCTATGACCCAACGCTTTTGTTTCCGATTCCGCGTCAAGAAAATCGTGACGAACTTGGCTTTGATTTACAAAGTTTGCCGTTTGTCGGTTTAGACATCTGGACAGCCTATGAAGTTTCTTGGCTCAATGCCAAAGGAAAGCCTCAGGTCGCCATCGTTGAGTTCGCTTTTTCTGCCGATGCGCCGAATTTGATTGAATCAAAATCCTTCAAATTGTATCTGAACTCCTTCAATGGCACGCGTTTCGACTCGGCAGAAGAGGTCATTGCCTTGTGGGAAAAAGACCTGTCTGCTGCGAGCGGTGGTGAAGTGTCTGTAGACATGCGTTCGGTGGACGCTGAAGAGTATTTGGGTAAGCTACCGGGTGAGTGTCTGGATGATTTGGATATCGAAGTCGATGCATATCAAGTATCCCCCGATTTGTTGGTATGTGAATCAGAAGAAATCGTCAGTGAAACACTACATAGTCATTTGTTGAAGTCGAACTGTCTGGTGACAGGACAGCCGGATTGGGGCTCTGTGGTGATACGTTATGAGGGCAAGAAAATTGAGTGGGAAGGTTTGCTCAAATACCTGATTTCGTTCCGAAACCACAACGAGTTCCATGAGCAATGCGTCGAGCGTATCTTCACCGATATCCAAAAGCGTTGCCAGCCTGAACATTTGACGGTCTATGCACGCTACTTGCGTCGCGGCGGGTTGGACATCAACCCTTATCGTTCAAATTTCGAAGATGAGTTTGATTTGACACGATTAAGCCGCCAGTAA